Proteins co-encoded in one Granulicella cerasi genomic window:
- a CDS encoding zinc ribbon domain-containing protein, producing MSSNWNHHAYNDSATSGDNELRLIPLWSIILAVLLFAGAQYLFHMPSPQGGPNAHHRPHEMLPFRIIMGYTWGALFASYALLLGYVSRDVKRRGMSPSLWMLVCLVLPGGVGAVVYFLLRQPILQHCPHCSTEMNASFNFCPQCQFQVAPVCGSCHRGVKVTDAFCVQCGHVLAEDNAPARLRVYGD from the coding sequence ATGAGTTCGAACTGGAACCATCACGCCTATAACGACTCCGCCACCAGCGGCGACAATGAACTGCGTCTGATCCCGCTCTGGTCGATCATTCTCGCGGTGTTGCTCTTCGCCGGCGCGCAATACCTGTTCCACATGCCCTCACCGCAGGGCGGCCCCAACGCGCACCATCGCCCGCATGAGATGCTTCCGTTCCGCATCATCATGGGCTACACGTGGGGCGCGCTGTTTGCGTCGTACGCGTTGCTGCTGGGCTATGTGAGCCGCGATGTGAAGCGCCGCGGCATGTCGCCTTCGCTGTGGATGCTGGTCTGCCTGGTGCTGCCCGGCGGCGTCGGCGCCGTGGTGTACTTCCTGCTGCGTCAGCCGATCCTGCAGCACTGCCCGCATTGCTCCACCGAGATGAATGCGAGCTTCAACTTCTGCCCGCAGTGCCAGTTTCAAGTGGCCCCGGTGTGTGGGTCCTGCCATCGTGGCGTGAAGGTCACCGACGCTTTCTGCGTGCAGTGCGGCCACGTTCTGGCAGAAGATAACGCCCCTGCACGGCTGCGCGTCTACGGCGACTGA
- a CDS encoding RNA polymerase sigma factor encodes MRSASTLSAVQTALGTQHENAAIANGLKKQDPELLDFLIETYQHRLMRYLMFLTGKREVAEDLFQEVWIRVLRRGAQYNGKARFDTWIFTIARNLVIDLSRKRTMASLDEMRDVEENERPFEIAEEGPSPFEQFEFRENSAELAVMMLRLEPSYREVLSLRFHEELSLEEIANVTCAPLSTVKSRLYRGLASMKPMLLALRAQRKSQGGCA; translated from the coding sequence GCCCTCGGCACCCAGCATGAAAATGCTGCGATCGCCAATGGTCTGAAAAAGCAGGACCCGGAACTGCTCGACTTTCTGATCGAGACCTATCAGCACCGCCTGATGCGCTACCTCATGTTCCTCACGGGCAAGCGCGAAGTGGCCGAAGACCTCTTCCAGGAAGTGTGGATTCGTGTGCTGCGCCGTGGCGCTCAGTACAACGGCAAAGCGCGCTTCGATACCTGGATCTTCACCATCGCGCGAAACCTCGTCATCGATCTCTCGCGGAAGCGCACCATGGCTTCGCTCGATGAGATGCGCGACGTCGAAGAGAACGAGCGGCCGTTCGAAATCGCGGAAGAAGGCCCCTCGCCCTTCGAGCAATTTGAGTTCCGCGAAAACTCCGCCGAGCTGGCCGTGATGATGCTTCGCCTCGAGCCGAGCTATCGCGAAGTGCTTTCGTTGCGCTTCCATGAAGAGCTCTCGCTGGAAGAGATCGCCAACGTCACGTGCGCTCCGCTTTCCACGGTGAAGTCGCGGCTCTACCGCGGCCTGGCTTCCATGAAGCCGATGTTGCTTGCGCTGCGCGCCCAGCGCAAGTCGCAGGGAGGCTGCGCGTGA
- a CDS encoding lipocalin family protein translates to MRFRSSWLIPALSLVVSASFASAQTPLKIDEMKLRKTWFEAARLPDKKQKQCTANPAGLWARGDKARQMRWTWFCTDKGGHMETHAVTATGSKEMDGNYKSAFLYIFHRKYQILAVADDSSWLLLGSPNHKRLWLYTASPTPSSEAVESMKQKAATMGYDVSRLMQQPQTNPPKEQIAQDPS, encoded by the coding sequence ATGAGATTCCGCTCTAGCTGGCTGATCCCGGCATTGTCGCTCGTCGTAAGTGCGTCGTTCGCGTCGGCGCAGACTCCGTTGAAGATCGACGAGATGAAGCTGCGCAAGACGTGGTTTGAGGCTGCGCGTCTGCCTGACAAGAAGCAGAAGCAGTGCACGGCAAACCCGGCGGGCCTGTGGGCGCGCGGTGATAAAGCGCGACAAATGCGGTGGACGTGGTTTTGCACGGACAAAGGTGGCCACATGGAAACCCATGCGGTAACGGCCACCGGCTCCAAGGAGATGGATGGGAACTATAAGTCTGCGTTCCTCTACATCTTTCACCGCAAGTACCAGATTCTCGCAGTGGCCGATGACAGTTCGTGGCTGCTGTTGGGATCGCCCAATCATAAGCGGTTGTGGCTCTACACCGCGTCCCCGACACCAAGCTCGGAGGCGGTGGAGAGCATGAAGCAGAAGGCGGCAACGATGGGCTATGATGTGTCGCGCCTGATGCAGCAGCCGCAAACGAATCCGCCCAAGGAACAGATCGCACAGGATCCGTCCTAA
- a CDS encoding Spy/CpxP family protein refolding chaperone, which yields MKTQMTLAAVVLAATAAIAQQPNTPPAPPQGGAPTAPPMHHSRSHRGGEGFDGGLDRSVGLSERPWWKSPMAAQEIGLTPDQVKRLDDISLQGELKLVRLRAEVEEGEIMLRATLDAPVIDEGKADQQIDKVAEARAAVEKAEAHLAVSLRGVLTPEQWTKMHEEHPMGPRGPMGPRPSGKRPTPPAKGQVPPPPAN from the coding sequence GTGAAGACTCAGATGACATTAGCCGCAGTGGTGCTCGCGGCGACCGCAGCGATCGCTCAGCAACCCAACACCCCCCCGGCGCCGCCGCAGGGCGGTGCGCCTACCGCTCCTCCGATGCATCACTCACGCTCGCACCGTGGTGGCGAGGGCTTCGATGGCGGTCTCGACCGCTCTGTAGGACTCAGCGAGCGTCCGTGGTGGAAGTCGCCGATGGCTGCGCAGGAGATCGGTCTGACGCCCGATCAGGTGAAGCGCCTCGACGACATCTCGCTGCAAGGCGAGCTGAAGCTGGTTCGTCTGCGCGCCGAGGTAGAAGAGGGCGAGATCATGTTGCGCGCCACGCTCGACGCGCCGGTGATCGACGAAGGCAAGGCTGACCAGCAGATCGACAAGGTTGCCGAAGCGCGTGCTGCGGTCGAGAAGGCTGAAGCGCACCTCGCGGTGAGCTTGCGCGGAGTGCTCACGCCGGAGCAGTGGACGAAGATGCACGAGGAGCATCCGATGGGGCCGCGTGGCCCGATGGGTCCTCGTCCTTCCGGAAAACGCCCCACGCCGCCCGCAAAGGGTCAGGTTCCCCCTCCTCCTGCGAACTAA
- a CDS encoding M61 family metallopeptidase, translating to MRFSFASLLSVALVCAGSAAAQTAPITLAVDLTDAPRKMLHATEVLPVAAGPLTLVYPKWIPGEHGPTGPIDQSVGIVITTDSGQRVKWERDDVNMFAYHLTVPAGAKSLTVKLDFLATAAASGFSAGASTSANLALLSWNTVLLYPDGMQGDKVFFTPSLKVPEGWKFGTALDASAPASAGTTSFKTVSLEQLIDSPVLAGRWFREVALATDVTPKHFLDMAGDGPEDLALSDEHIENFSRLVRETGDLYQSRHYGSYHFLVTLSDQVAHFGLEHHQSSDDRVGHTTFSNDQAFTENGLLLPHEFTHSWNGKYRRPAGLATGNYHSPMKGELLWVYEGLTEYLGDVLAARSGIWSPEIYRDRLATVYGYLNDTRTGRTWRDLQDTATAAQILYSAGGPYDNVRRNVDYYDEGELLWLEVDLTIREKTNGKKSLNDFAAAFEGVGGNTAPKVVPYTFEDVVKTLNSVVKYDWATFLRTRLDSNEFHAPEQKGLDALSGYKLTYTDKPNYWTQLTESEGGLDARYSLGIFVGASGTLNDVILDSPAFKAGLAPSFRIAAVNGRTFSSALLRAAIQDAKDKGPAVELIVENTGYYKVVRIDYHGGERYPSLVRVDSVPTRLDDILKPMANMK from the coding sequence ATGCGATTTTCTTTTGCATCTCTTCTCTCCGTGGCCCTGGTTTGCGCAGGCTCTGCCGCCGCGCAAACTGCACCGATCACGCTTGCGGTTGATCTCACCGATGCTCCCCGCAAGATGCTTCACGCAACCGAAGTGCTGCCCGTTGCTGCAGGTCCGTTGACGCTCGTGTATCCCAAGTGGATCCCCGGCGAGCATGGACCAACGGGGCCTATCGACCAGAGCGTCGGCATCGTGATCACGACCGACAGCGGCCAGCGCGTGAAGTGGGAGCGCGATGACGTCAACATGTTTGCGTATCACCTGACGGTGCCTGCGGGTGCGAAGTCGCTGACGGTGAAGCTCGACTTCCTCGCAACGGCCGCGGCTTCGGGCTTCTCGGCAGGTGCGTCTACGTCGGCGAACCTCGCACTGTTGAGCTGGAACACCGTGCTGCTGTATCCCGATGGAATGCAGGGCGACAAAGTGTTCTTCACGCCTTCGTTGAAGGTGCCGGAGGGATGGAAGTTCGGCACGGCGCTCGATGCGTCTGCACCCGCGAGCGCGGGCACTACATCGTTCAAGACGGTTTCGCTCGAGCAGTTGATCGACTCGCCGGTGCTTGCGGGCCGCTGGTTTCGCGAGGTTGCGCTTGCAACGGATGTAACGCCGAAGCACTTCCTCGACATGGCCGGCGATGGCCCGGAAGACCTCGCTCTCAGCGACGAGCACATCGAGAACTTCAGCCGTCTCGTGCGTGAGACCGGTGATCTTTATCAGTCGCGCCACTATGGTTCGTATCACTTCCTCGTCACACTGTCGGACCAGGTTGCGCACTTCGGCCTCGAGCATCATCAGTCTTCGGACGACCGCGTAGGCCACACGACGTTCTCGAACGATCAGGCTTTCACCGAGAACGGGTTGCTGTTGCCGCATGAGTTTACGCACTCGTGGAACGGCAAGTATCGCCGTCCCGCAGGACTCGCTACGGGCAACTATCACTCGCCGATGAAGGGTGAGTTGCTGTGGGTGTACGAGGGCCTTACCGAATATCTCGGTGATGTGCTCGCGGCGCGTTCGGGCATCTGGTCGCCGGAGATTTATCGTGATCGCCTGGCCACGGTCTACGGCTATTTGAACGACACCCGCACCGGCCGCACGTGGCGCGATCTGCAGGATACCGCCACTGCGGCGCAAATCCTTTACTCTGCCGGTGGTCCTTACGACAACGTGCGTCGCAACGTCGACTACTACGACGAGGGCGAGCTACTGTGGCTTGAAGTGGACCTCACGATCCGCGAGAAGACGAATGGCAAGAAGTCATTGAATGACTTCGCTGCAGCGTTTGAAGGCGTCGGTGGCAACACCGCGCCGAAGGTCGTGCCGTACACATTTGAGGATGTGGTGAAGACACTGAACTCGGTCGTGAAATACGACTGGGCGACGTTCCTGCGCACGCGTTTGGACTCGAACGAATTTCACGCGCCCGAGCAGAAGGGACTCGATGCACTGTCGGGCTACAAGCTGACGTACACCGATAAGCCCAACTACTGGACGCAGCTCACGGAATCCGAAGGCGGCCTCGATGCACGTTACTCGCTGGGCATCTTTGTCGGCGCGAGCGGTACGTTGAACGACGTGATCCTCGATAGCCCGGCGTTCAAAGCGGGCCTTGCGCCGAGCTTCCGCATCGCCGCGGTGAACGGCCGCACGTTCAGCAGTGCGCTGCTGCGCGCGGCTATCCAGGACGCGAAGGACAAGGGGCCTGCGGTAGAGCTGATCGTTGAAAACACCGGTTACTACAAGGTGGTTCGCATCGATTATCACGGCGGCGAGCGCTATCCGAGTCTTGTCCGCGTTGACTCTGTACCGACGCGTCTCGACGACATCCTGAAGCCGATGGCGAACATGAAGTAG
- a CDS encoding glycoside hydrolase domain-containing protein, producing MRFAALVLSAACVATLAGCSRASAPKASGEVAWDQTSSSPLSPTGRTIPSGSGNPNLGFDRNDYPGDETMAAMRSQFGFTGYWLNNPPGADSNSWKGKRALLRAQGWGFLVLANGRLDAEILKAQKKGTSAAELGRKDAAQAVAAAKAEAFPANTILFLDQEEGGRLLDEQAAYLLAWTESVSTSGFKAGVYASAQPVSDAPGTTITTVRDIRTRVTAQHLHTVAIFAAQDQCPPAPGCTTAAKPISSVNEPDVIAWQYAQSPRRPEITQSCGKTYSSDGNCYAPGFPGVFLDMNIATSSDPSHGR from the coding sequence ATGAGATTCGCTGCCCTGGTACTGTCTGCTGCATGTGTGGCCACGCTGGCCGGATGTTCGCGCGCCTCGGCGCCGAAGGCTTCGGGAGAAGTGGCGTGGGACCAGACCTCGTCGTCGCCGCTGTCGCCAACGGGCCGGACGATACCGTCAGGCTCCGGCAATCCGAACCTCGGCTTCGATCGCAACGACTATCCGGGCGATGAAACGATGGCGGCGATGCGTTCGCAGTTTGGCTTCACGGGCTACTGGCTGAACAATCCTCCGGGGGCGGACAGCAACTCGTGGAAGGGGAAGCGCGCATTGCTGCGGGCGCAGGGCTGGGGTTTTCTGGTGCTCGCGAACGGTCGTCTTGATGCGGAGATTCTGAAGGCGCAGAAGAAGGGAACCTCCGCGGCAGAGCTCGGTCGCAAGGACGCAGCGCAGGCCGTTGCCGCGGCGAAGGCGGAAGCGTTTCCGGCGAACACGATTCTCTTTCTGGATCAGGAAGAAGGCGGCCGTTTGCTCGACGAGCAGGCCGCATACCTGCTCGCGTGGACGGAGTCCGTTTCCACCTCCGGCTTCAAGGCTGGAGTCTATGCCAGCGCCCAGCCTGTTTCGGACGCACCCGGCACGACGATTACGACGGTGCGCGACATTCGCACGCGCGTGACGGCCCAGCATCTGCACACGGTGGCGATCTTCGCCGCGCAGGACCAGTGCCCGCCCGCGCCGGGATGCACGACCGCAGCGAAGCCGATCAGCAGTGTCAATGAGCCGGACGTGATCGCATGGCAGTATGCGCAGTCTCCGCGTCGGCCGGAGATCACGCAGTCCTGCGGCAAGACGTATTCGTCTGATGGAAACTGCTACGCGCCCGGCTTTCCCGGCGTGTTTCTGGACATGAATATCGCCACGTCGTCAGATCCATCGCACGGTCGTTGA
- a CDS encoding GlsB/YeaQ/YmgE family stress response membrane protein codes for MGHGVIAWIIIGVIAGWLTGKIMRGSGFGFFVDMIVGLVGAFFGGWLWTHLGGHSINEHGLIMSIIIATFGAVILTWLFRLVTGSKDS; via the coding sequence ATGGGACATGGCGTCATTGCGTGGATCATCATTGGTGTCATTGCCGGCTGGTTGACCGGCAAGATCATGCGCGGTTCGGGCTTCGGGTTTTTCGTGGATATGATCGTCGGGCTCGTGGGCGCGTTCTTTGGCGGATGGCTCTGGACGCACCTCGGTGGTCACAGCATCAATGAACATGGGCTCATCATGAGCATCATCATCGCCACGTTTGGCGCGGTGATCCTCACCTGGCTCTTCCGACTCGTGACAGGCAGCAAGGACAGTTAG
- the tldD gene encoding metalloprotease TldD: MAAAARPIPYETLDHKRYFFEKLGLTERLLERCLGEALSAGGEFADLYFEAVTSTSLGMDEGIIKTASQGISVGCGVRVLSGERTGFAYTDDLSADRLLKAARTAALIANGPQTQRVEGFTETRAPQLYPAAGLGGDAEIAAKIKLIERANSAARAFDPRIVQVRASINDELRRILIAASDGTFASDTQPLARFNVFVIAKDEHNTARGTSGGGGRVLLDNFDLPGKTPEHFAEEAARTALLQLNAVPAPAGDMEVVLGPGWPGVLLHEAVGHGLEADFNRKKTSAFAGLIGQQVASSKVTVVDNGTMPGRRGSLNIDDEGNATQETVLIENGILRGYLSDKLSSRLMNMPNTGSGRRESYQAIPMPRMTNTYMLAGEDEPADILRSVKRGLYAVNFGGGQVDITNGKFVFTASEAYLIEDGKVTAPVKGATLIGNGPEALKYVSMVGHDLALDEGIGTCGKAGQSVPVGVGMPTIKLDRMTVGGTGR; the protein is encoded by the coding sequence ATGGCCGCTGCTGCACGCCCCATTCCGTACGAAACCCTCGACCACAAACGTTACTTCTTTGAGAAGCTCGGCCTCACCGAGCGCCTGCTCGAGCGCTGCTTAGGCGAAGCGCTTTCTGCGGGCGGCGAGTTCGCCGATCTCTACTTTGAAGCCGTCACCTCCACGTCGCTCGGCATGGACGAAGGCATCATCAAAACCGCCTCGCAGGGCATCAGCGTCGGTTGCGGCGTGCGTGTGTTGAGCGGTGAGCGCACCGGCTTTGCGTATACCGATGATCTCTCCGCAGATCGCTTGCTGAAGGCCGCACGCACTGCGGCGTTAATCGCCAACGGCCCGCAAACGCAGCGCGTCGAAGGCTTCACCGAGACACGTGCGCCGCAGCTCTATCCTGCGGCGGGCCTCGGTGGTGATGCGGAGATCGCGGCGAAGATTAAGTTGATTGAGCGAGCCAACAGCGCAGCGCGAGCGTTCGACCCGCGCATTGTGCAGGTGCGTGCGAGCATCAACGACGAACTGCGTCGCATCCTGATTGCTGCCAGCGATGGCACGTTTGCTTCGGATACGCAGCCGCTGGCGCGCTTCAATGTTTTTGTCATCGCCAAGGATGAACACAACACGGCGCGCGGCACTTCGGGCGGCGGTGGTCGTGTGCTGCTCGACAACTTCGACCTTCCCGGCAAGACGCCGGAGCACTTCGCCGAAGAGGCTGCGCGTACGGCGCTGCTGCAGTTGAACGCCGTGCCCGCGCCTGCTGGCGATATGGAAGTCGTGCTCGGGCCGGGATGGCCGGGTGTGTTGTTGCATGAAGCTGTGGGGCATGGGCTCGAGGCGGACTTCAACCGCAAGAAGACCTCCGCGTTTGCAGGACTCATCGGCCAGCAAGTGGCATCGAGCAAAGTGACCGTGGTGGATAACGGCACGATGCCCGGACGCCGCGGATCGCTGAATATCGACGATGAAGGCAACGCCACGCAGGAGACCGTGCTGATTGAAAACGGCATTCTGCGCGGCTATTTGAGCGATAAGCTCAGCTCGCGTTTGATGAACATGCCGAACACCGGCTCCGGTCGTCGCGAAAGCTATCAGGCGATTCCGATGCCGCGCATGACGAATACCTACATGCTCGCAGGCGAGGACGAGCCTGCCGATATTCTGCGCTCGGTAAAGCGCGGCCTGTATGCGGTGAACTTCGGCGGCGGCCAGGTGGACATCACGAATGGCAAGTTCGTCTTTACCGCGAGCGAAGCGTACCTGATCGAAGATGGCAAGGTGACCGCGCCGGTGAAGGGTGCAACGTTGATCGGCAATGGACCGGAGGCGTTGAAGTATGTCTCGATGGTAGGCCACGATCTCGCGCTCGACGAAGGGATTGGCACCTGCGGCAAGGCAGGGCAGAGCGTGCCCGTCGGCGTGGGTATGCCGACGATCAAGCTGGATCGCATGACAGTAGGCGGAACAGGGCGCTAG
- a CDS encoding TldD/PmbA family protein: MSMVKNENDLRALTEQAVELAIKAGASAAEAVAFEGDEFGVSVRLGEVEQLMESGSRAIGIRVFFEADGGQRTASVSTSDLSAESLRSVVSNAVQLARVTGVDPFAGLPEADAYGSLDVDSLALHFDDIESIPPAERIAIAKRCEAAAMAHDTRIQNTKGADFDLSTSHRVMTNSRGFQGEYRRSYCGFSASPIAQDTVGSMQTGYWYSSARTPRLLEEPEAIGRIAAQRALRRLGARRMPTQQCPVVFAPEVARGLMGNLLNAADGDAIYRNASMFAGKLGEQVAGENITIVDDGTMVFDRTTQGGETIRVGGYGTSPFDGDGLRTRRTVVIERGVLKELMLNTYTARKLNMQSTGKASRGLAGAPGIGGGNYFLEPGTITPEQLIAEIPNGLYVLSTMGFGTNLVTGDYSQGVSGLWIENGELAYPVEEITIAGNMKEMFRNVTAIANDLDFRGAGAVPTVRIDGMTLAGA, encoded by the coding sequence ATGTCGATGGTGAAGAACGAAAACGATCTGCGTGCGCTGACTGAGCAGGCTGTTGAGCTTGCGATCAAGGCCGGCGCATCCGCTGCGGAAGCGGTCGCCTTTGAGGGCGATGAGTTTGGCGTGAGCGTGCGGCTTGGCGAAGTCGAGCAGCTTATGGAGTCGGGCTCGCGCGCCATCGGCATCCGCGTCTTTTTTGAGGCTGATGGTGGTCAGCGTACGGCGAGTGTATCGACGTCGGACCTCTCTGCTGAAAGCCTGCGCAGCGTGGTGAGCAACGCCGTACAGCTGGCGCGAGTGACGGGTGTGGACCCCTTCGCGGGCTTGCCCGAGGCCGACGCATACGGCTCGCTCGATGTGGACTCGCTTGCGCTGCACTTCGACGACATCGAGAGCATTCCGCCTGCGGAGCGCATCGCGATCGCAAAGCGTTGCGAAGCCGCGGCGATGGCACACGACACGCGCATTCAGAACACCAAGGGAGCGGACTTCGATCTCAGTACCTCGCATCGCGTGATGACGAACTCGCGCGGGTTTCAGGGTGAGTATCGCCGCTCATACTGCGGCTTTTCGGCGTCGCCGATCGCGCAGGACACTGTGGGGTCGATGCAGACCGGCTACTGGTACTCGTCGGCGCGCACGCCGCGTTTGCTGGAAGAGCCTGAAGCGATTGGCAGGATCGCCGCGCAGCGCGCGTTGCGTCGTCTGGGCGCCCGGCGTATGCCGACGCAGCAGTGCCCCGTGGTGTTTGCACCGGAGGTCGCGCGCGGCTTGATGGGCAATCTGCTCAACGCCGCGGACGGTGACGCGATTTATCGCAACGCCTCGATGTTTGCCGGCAAGCTCGGCGAGCAGGTTGCGGGCGAGAACATCACGATCGTCGATGACGGCACGATGGTCTTTGATCGCACGACACAGGGCGGCGAGACGATCCGCGTAGGCGGCTATGGAACTTCGCCGTTCGATGGTGACGGCCTGCGCACGCGGCGCACGGTAGTGATCGAGCGCGGCGTGCTGAAGGAGCTGATGCTGAACACCTACACTGCGCGCAAGCTGAACATGCAGTCCACCGGCAAGGCATCGCGCGGACTCGCAGGAGCGCCGGGCATCGGTGGCGGCAACTACTTCCTCGAGCCGGGAACCATCACGCCCGAGCAGTTGATTGCGGAGATTCCTAATGGACTCTATGTGCTCAGCACGATGGGCTTTGGCACGAACCTTGTCACCGGCGATTACTCGCAGGGCGTGTCGGGGCTTTGGATCGAGAACGGAGAGCTCGCGTATCCGGTGGAAGAAATCACCATTGCGGGCAACATGAAGGAGATGTTCCGCAACGTGACGGCGATCGCGAATGACCTCGATTTCCGCGGCGCGGGCGCGGTGCCCACCGTGCGCATTGATGGAATGACGCTCGCGGGCGCATGA
- a CDS encoding LytR/AlgR family response regulator transcription factor, producing MSASPLKALIVDDESLARQELQFLLEDAGEVEVLAAASNGIEAVELIGQHEPDVVFLDVRMPGLDGFAVLRKLIAQDAERKLPQIVFATAFDQYAVKAFEVNAVDYLLKPFDEARILQTIAKVRDRLASANPAGSSAEAKLDALLRMVEERSSTPPSSARSGKVVVRSGNRLLLVDQRDVCFASIEGGTITVVTTKGKGDSNCRTLEELADQLDAEQFWRAHRSYLVNIQHIHEVMPWFHSSFQLKMDDKEATEVPVSRSQTKHLRELFNL from the coding sequence ATGTCTGCCTCTCCGCTCAAAGCCTTAATTGTCGACGACGAGTCTCTGGCCCGTCAGGAGCTGCAATTCCTGCTGGAAGATGCCGGCGAAGTCGAAGTCCTGGCCGCAGCCTCCAACGGCATCGAGGCCGTGGAACTCATCGGCCAACATGAGCCGGATGTGGTCTTCCTCGACGTGCGGATGCCGGGACTCGACGGTTTCGCCGTCCTCCGCAAGCTCATCGCGCAGGACGCCGAACGCAAGCTACCGCAGATCGTCTTCGCCACGGCATTCGACCAATACGCCGTCAAGGCGTTCGAGGTGAACGCGGTCGACTACCTGCTGAAGCCCTTCGATGAAGCGCGCATTCTGCAGACCATCGCGAAGGTGCGCGATCGGCTCGCGTCCGCAAACCCTGCAGGCTCATCCGCAGAAGCCAAGCTCGATGCCCTGCTGCGCATGGTGGAAGAACGCAGCTCCACGCCGCCGTCCAGCGCACGCAGCGGCAAGGTCGTTGTCCGCTCCGGCAACCGGCTGCTGCTCGTCGATCAGCGCGATGTGTGCTTCGCTTCGATCGAGGGCGGCACGATCACCGTGGTTACGACGAAGGGCAAGGGCGACTCCAACTGCCGCACGCTGGAGGAACTCGCCGACCAACTCGACGCCGAGCAGTTCTGGCGCGCACACCGCTCCTACCTTGTGAACATCCAGCACATCCACGAGGTGATGCCTTGGTTCCACTCGAGCTTCCAGCTCAAGATGGACGATAAGGAAGCCACGGAAGTGCCGGTCTCGCGCTCGCAAACCAAGCACCTGCGCGAACTCTTCAACCTCTAA
- a CDS encoding YfiT family bacillithiol transferase yields the protein MLDPTRNERFPIGPFVPPAEYTHETREDALAQIADLPQQLREALRGLSDEQLNTPYRDGGWTLRQVAHHLADSHTTAFHRFRKALTEDFPLVTAYPEELFAELPDAHAPIEWSLQIVEGTHARWVMMLQDTPDAEFQRGYTHSASGRQTIEHALHLYAWHGMHHLAHITHLRSARGW from the coding sequence ATGCTTGATCCCACGCGCAACGAGCGCTTCCCCATCGGCCCCTTCGTTCCTCCAGCTGAGTACACCCACGAAACACGCGAAGACGCTCTCGCTCAAATCGCAGACCTGCCTCAGCAGCTTCGCGAAGCGCTGCGTGGACTCAGCGATGAACAACTGAACACGCCGTACCGAGACGGAGGTTGGACGTTGCGTCAGGTCGCGCACCATCTGGCCGATTCGCACACGACCGCGTTCCATCGTTTTCGTAAGGCGCTCACCGAAGACTTCCCGCTCGTGACGGCGTACCCTGAAGAGCTCTTCGCCGAACTGCCCGATGCCCACGCGCCAATCGAGTGGTCGCTGCAGATCGTCGAAGGTACGCACGCGCGCTGGGTGATGATGTTGCAGGACACGCCCGACGCTGAATTTCAGCGCGGATACACGCACTCGGCCAGCGGTCGTCAGACGATCGAACATGCGCTGCACCTCTACGCATGGCATGGAATGCACCATCTCGCACACATCACGCATCTGCGCAGCGCACGCGGCTGGTAA